The DNA window GCAGCAATCCGCCGGCAGCATGGATGTTGAGTGCAAAACTGAGCATGCTAAGCGGCCGACCCAGAACATTGGTGTTCAGCGAGTAAGCGGCCGACAGCAGGCTGTAAAGACCCAGGTTGGGTAGAACCAGGGCCTTGTTGTTGACGATGTTCGAATAGTCGTCCATCACGAAGCCGCCACCGATGCCGGGCCAGTAAATCAGTCCGGTGATCAACAGGATCAGTGGCAGGCCGATGATAGAAATAAGTCTGCGGGACATGGAGTTTTGGATACTTGGTGTTCTGAAATGGATTGTATCGGAACCATAACCCGGGCGTCTGCCATCCATCATGTTTCGTTGTGCCGTGGGGAGATTGGTCGCCTGCCTGTATGGCAAAGCCTAACAGGTTCAAGGTTGGGTCTCGTGAGCCGGCGACGTGAAAGGGGATGCATGGAGTCCGGCGTATGCGCAGTGGGATCGAGGATAAAAAGAAGGGGCCTTGCGGCCCCTTCTCATCATTACAGCACGACCTCCAAAATCAACGGCAGGAGGAGGGCAAATACTTTTGATCGATGGTCGTTTGAGCTGCGGCGGCACCCACCTCGCCGCAATCCCAGCGCTTGCCGCCACTGGTGGTGGCGATCGCGAAATACAGACCCGAGACGTTTGGATTGACGCCGCTGCTCTTCATTTGAGCCTGAAGAATGAGCGTACCACTGGTGCTTGCGCCGGTCTGAATGATGATGTTCTGAACGTACTTGCCGTTCAGGGTGTCGCCCACAGAGGCGGGGGCGGACGGCCAGGTGCCCTTGTCGGCGTACCACTC is part of the Gammaproteobacteria bacterium genome and encodes:
- a CDS encoding pilin, translated to KFQQGFTLIELMIVVAIIGILAAIAIPSYQDYVARSQVSEAVSLTSGLKTPMAEWYADKGTWPSAPASVGDTLNGKYVQNIIIQTGASTSGTLILQAQMKSSGVNPNVSGLYFAIATTSGGKRWDCGEVGAAAAQTTIDQKYLPSSCR